From a single Sulfitobacter sp. DSM 110093 genomic region:
- a CDS encoding IS66 family transposase translates to MSNVTQNLPDDPAILKAMIAALQAENAKISATLRVHDQLVQALRLRIAKLQKLAFGKSSEKIEREIEQLELALEDLLLAVAEGDEAPIDEGQDEPAPDDPSAPALRRRPRVSDATPRERRELDPGTCCADCGGDLRVVGEDVSELLDMIAAQMKVVQIARIKKSCRRCERMVQEPAPSRPIPGSMAGPNLLAHILVAKFDDHLPLYRQHEIFARMGADIPETTLVGWCGRAMKALSPLIERIEADIMGSDLLHADDTPIRVLDRSLRDKGLGKGVRQGRIWAYVRDQRPWAGDAPPGAVYRFAPDWKEEHVLDHLANASGILQADGYKGYAKLYAPGPDGLPRLREASCWAHLRRDFHDFWASTKSEIAREALDQVGKLYDVERDISGQPADVRYAARQKFSLPKVEAFFTWSEQQLLGIPGKSNLAKAFRYGLNRREAFSLFLEDGRVAIDNNPAERALRPIGIGRKNWLFAGADTGAETLARAMTIIETAKLNGLNPQAYLADILDRIHDHKINRLDDLLPWNWVPMAAQNNQAA, encoded by the coding sequence ATGTCGAATGTAACGCAAAACCTCCCCGATGATCCCGCCATATTGAAGGCGATGATTGCGGCTTTGCAGGCGGAAAATGCCAAGATCTCGGCGACATTGCGGGTCCACGACCAGCTGGTTCAGGCCCTCCGCCTGCGGATCGCAAAGTTGCAGAAGCTGGCCTTCGGCAAGTCATCGGAAAAGATCGAGCGCGAGATCGAGCAGCTGGAACTGGCCCTTGAAGACTTGCTACTGGCCGTGGCCGAGGGCGATGAAGCGCCCATCGACGAAGGTCAGGACGAGCCGGCACCGGATGATCCCTCTGCGCCCGCGCTGCGTCGACGTCCACGTGTCTCGGATGCGACACCGCGCGAGCGTCGTGAACTTGATCCCGGCACATGCTGCGCTGACTGTGGCGGCGATCTGCGCGTGGTGGGTGAGGATGTCAGCGAACTGCTGGACATGATTGCAGCCCAGATGAAGGTGGTTCAGATCGCCCGGATCAAGAAGTCCTGTCGCCGCTGCGAGCGGATGGTGCAGGAGCCTGCACCCAGCCGTCCGATCCCGGGCAGCATGGCAGGCCCGAACCTGCTGGCTCATATTTTAGTCGCGAAGTTTGACGATCATCTTCCCTTATATCGCCAGCACGAGATCTTCGCCCGCATGGGCGCAGACATCCCCGAGACCACCCTTGTGGGCTGGTGCGGGCGGGCCATGAAGGCCTTGTCGCCACTGATCGAACGGATCGAGGCTGACATCATGGGCAGCGACCTGCTGCATGCGGATGACACGCCGATCCGGGTGCTGGACCGATCTTTGCGCGACAAAGGGCTTGGTAAAGGCGTCAGGCAGGGACGGATCTGGGCCTATGTGCGTGACCAGCGCCCATGGGCGGGGGATGCGCCACCTGGAGCCGTCTATCGGTTTGCGCCGGATTGGAAGGAGGAGCATGTCTTGGACCACCTGGCTAATGCCAGCGGTATCCTTCAGGCAGACGGTTACAAGGGTTATGCCAAGCTTTACGCGCCTGGACCTGATGGTTTGCCTCGTTTACGCGAGGCTTCCTGTTGGGCGCACCTGCGCCGTGACTTCCACGACTTCTGGGCATCGACCAAATCCGAGATCGCCCGCGAGGCGCTCGACCAGGTCGGCAAACTCTATGACGTTGAGCGCGATATCAGTGGCCAGCCTGCTGACGTCCGTTACGCGGCACGTCAAAAGTTCAGCCTGCCGAAGGTTGAGGCGTTCTTTACTTGGTCCGAGCAACAGCTCTTGGGCATCCCGGGAAAGAGCAATTTGGCCAAGGCCTTCCGCTATGGCCTCAACCGTCGGGAAGCCTTCAGCTTGTTCCTGGAAGACGGTCGCGTGGCCATCGACAATAATCCAGCTGAACGCGCCCTGCGACCGATTGGAATCGGAAGAAAGAACTGGCTGTTTGCCGGGGCCGACACCGGTGCAGAAACACTCGCCCGCGCCATGACGATCATTGAAACCGCAAAGCTAAACGGCCTCAACCCACAGGCCTATCTCGCTGACATCCTCGACCGCATCCATGATCACAAGATCAACCGCTTAGATGACCTGCTGCCGTGGAACTGGGTGCCGATGGCTGCGCAAAACAATCAAGCTGCATAA
- a CDS encoding condensation domain-containing protein — translation MTSIALRSRKYSALSDYQRRMLSAALDPDTPAAFHLDQTISWALRITPGVSFRTLRRAFDELVERHDSLRLRMVEIGSSWHAEILPKHPLGLIVEDLGEMSEERQRDVIAAYCATPLTALSEAMFEMQLLKFGGAGDVILARIHHTIIDGYSLALLFEELLKHVLNMPVSEAPLSHADFMAYRNNQLAENASIKDDFWRDALCPLPQRLKLGRQAKGLPPLSMRNTGPTNTLKNFLKPQTIARIDALSKSTEVSAFCHLHAAFSETLCAQAGQDAVLVHSIVGRRDAAIASFIGAEMLLFPLKYCQGSGAAWVSQQVAASSEMVPTKAFSKETRLGRELQTEEGDWYRFLVHIPTPTGRISSSPFRKVFEETLGGKISFGFITLERIELPKSTETDFEAQLNIYPTKSGPQASLVADAAGWSNDDLQQLAQEIEVRVQG, via the coding sequence ATGACATCCATCGCTCTTCGGTCACGAAAGTACTCTGCGCTCTCAGACTATCAACGCCGCATGCTGTCTGCAGCGCTTGATCCCGATACGCCTGCTGCATTTCATTTGGATCAAACAATTTCATGGGCCTTGCGGATCACCCCCGGAGTAAGCTTTCGTACTCTGCGCCGCGCATTCGATGAGCTGGTTGAAAGGCATGATTCATTGCGGCTGCGCATGGTCGAGATCGGCAGCAGCTGGCATGCTGAGATCCTGCCCAAACATCCACTAGGATTGATTGTCGAAGACCTAGGAGAGATGTCCGAAGAGAGACAAAGGGACGTGATCGCAGCCTATTGCGCGACACCGTTGACGGCGTTGTCTGAGGCGATGTTCGAGATGCAATTGTTGAAGTTCGGGGGCGCGGGAGATGTGATCCTGGCGCGGATCCATCATACGATCATTGATGGTTACAGTCTGGCTTTACTGTTTGAGGAGCTGCTTAAACATGTGTTGAACATGCCTGTCAGTGAGGCGCCTCTATCCCATGCGGATTTCATGGCCTACCGCAATAATCAGTTGGCGGAGAACGCGTCTATAAAGGATGACTTTTGGCGCGATGCCCTCTGCCCGCTGCCGCAGCGATTGAAACTTGGGCGCCAGGCAAAAGGACTCCCCCCTTTGTCGATGCGCAATACAGGGCCAACAAATACACTAAAAAACTTTCTCAAGCCGCAGACGATTGCCCGGATCGATGCTTTGTCCAAAAGCACCGAAGTGTCAGCTTTTTGCCACTTGCACGCGGCGTTTTCAGAGACCCTTTGTGCTCAAGCGGGACAAGATGCGGTGCTGGTTCATAGCATTGTGGGGCGTCGAGATGCAGCAATTGCGTCCTTCATCGGCGCTGAAATGCTTTTGTTTCCTTTGAAGTATTGCCAAGGATCAGGAGCGGCTTGGGTCTCCCAGCAAGTCGCGGCCTCATCTGAGATGGTGCCTACCAAAGCGTTCTCTAAGGAGACCAGGCTGGGGCGAGAGCTGCAGACTGAAGAGGGGGATTGGTACCGGTTTCTTGTGCATATCCCTACGCCAACAGGTCGTATTTCGTCTTCTCCATTTCGCAAGGTTTTTGAGGAGACCCTTGGGGGGAAGATCAGCTTCGGGTTTATCACCTTGGAAAGAATAGAACTGCCCAAGAGCACAGAGACCGATTTTGAAGCCCAACTTAATATCTATCCAACAAAAAGTGGCCCGCAAGCTTCTCTCGTTGCTGATGCTGCCGGCTGGAGCAATGATGACCTTCAGCAACTGGCACAAGAGATAGAGGTGCGCGTGCAAGGTTAA
- a CDS encoding condensation domain-containing protein, protein MTVPTPALRQGKYFPLSYYQQRMLAAALDPETSVGFHINQTISWAVRITPGVSSRTLRRAFDQLVLRHDSLRLRFVELGNVWRAEILPNHPIGLIIEELGEMSEAAQKKAIMARCAKPLTALSDPMFEMCLLKFGGAGDVILVRVHHAIIDGYSIVLLLEELLKHALSMPVSESPLSHGDFISHRGKQILTRAEEKDAFWREGLFPLPEKLNIGRKAQGLPDLSPKNISKTNTLNDVLAPQVSAQVEVLVKNTGVSAFCHLHAAFSETLCAQAGQGAVLVHSVVGRREAAVASFIGAEMLEFPLRYSCGSGAGWVSEQISASAEMLPTSALDDDTLMGQEIRAKADWMRFLVHIRTPTGRFSTSPFRKIFEEAMIGKISFGFLTMERIDLPKESDSGFELQMNVTSSPQGPQASLIGNAASWGQADLGQLAQEIDARVQRN, encoded by the coding sequence ATGACAGTTCCGACACCTGCTCTGCGACAAGGAAAATATTTTCCCCTCTCTTACTACCAGCAGCGTATGTTGGCGGCGGCCCTTGATCCAGAAACCTCGGTGGGGTTTCATATCAACCAAACGATTTCATGGGCCGTTCGTATCACGCCTGGTGTGAGTTCTCGCACCCTGCGCCGTGCCTTTGATCAACTTGTGCTCAGACATGATTCCTTGCGGCTTCGTTTTGTTGAGTTGGGTAATGTCTGGCGCGCCGAGATCCTGCCAAATCACCCGATCGGATTGATCATAGAAGAGTTAGGGGAGATGTCCGAAGCGGCGCAAAAGAAGGCCATTATGGCGCGCTGTGCAAAACCGCTGACGGCGCTTTCTGATCCAATGTTTGAAATGTGCCTGCTTAAGTTCGGCGGCGCGGGAGATGTGATCTTGGTGCGGGTCCATCATGCGATCATCGACGGCTATAGCATTGTCCTGCTGCTTGAAGAGCTGCTCAAACACGCACTGAGCATGCCTGTCTCTGAAAGCCCTTTGTCTCACGGGGACTTCATTTCCCACCGCGGCAAACAAATACTGACGCGCGCAGAGGAAAAAGATGCATTTTGGAGAGAGGGGTTGTTCCCCTTGCCGGAGAAGTTGAACATTGGCCGCAAGGCGCAGGGTTTGCCAGATTTGTCCCCAAAAAATATAAGTAAAACCAACACGTTGAATGACGTTCTGGCGCCTCAGGTCTCCGCTCAGGTGGAGGTCTTAGTCAAAAATACGGGTGTTTCGGCTTTTTGTCATCTGCACGCGGCCTTTTCCGAAACGCTGTGCGCTCAGGCCGGCCAAGGGGCGGTATTGGTCCACAGCGTTGTGGGGCGGCGAGAAGCGGCGGTAGCTTCTTTTATTGGTGCCGAAATGCTCGAGTTCCCCTTGCGCTACTCCTGTGGATCAGGGGCCGGCTGGGTGTCGGAACAGATATCAGCCTCTGCTGAGATGTTGCCGACCTCGGCCTTGGATGATGATACCCTCATGGGACAAGAAATCCGTGCTAAGGCGGATTGGATGCGGTTTCTCGTTCATATCCGAACCCCTACAGGGCGTTTCTCAACCTCTCCGTTTCGGAAAATCTTTGAAGAGGCTATGATTGGGAAAATATCTTTCGGCTTTTTAACGATGGAACGCATAGATCTGCCCAAAGAATCTGACAGCGGATTTGAGCTCCAAATGAACGTCACTTCCAGCCCCCAAGGGCCCCAAGCATCTCTGATTGGGAACGCAGCCTCTTGGGGGCAAGCTGATTTGGGACAATTGGCGCAGGAGATTGATGCCAGAGTGCAGCGCAACTGA
- a CDS encoding Mur ligase family protein, whose translation MKTATVSQLLDELIARISPLPEPYPCFVVFVSATDGDSRARVKTITASTLVELRERLEEKASLQLLGARHVRLDWATSVQATSFANYKAALQKVKRNYSRKGMSLDTGFTQAITEGELNGSALFYKGAQVPHCEMNLNNFGIYWKRRFGKTFEAPADSDTVYLFTSDGLFRDLDRNEIVCLEPSGLNGGRRIFDLMEPDNLDFLIRESAEYLAAQVNENGLFHYGRHPCFDRSINHYNTLRHASSTYALCEAYELLQSHDLREAIDRSLRQIAEHLVKYRSGPGGASAFLMDRGNEIKLGGNAVAILACCKFFEVTGDKTVLELAHRLGAGILSMQRTDGSFYHILDAETLTPKEDFRTVYYDGEAAFALMRLYGATGDQRWLDATRRAVDYFIAKDYWQYNDHWLAYCVNELSRHYTDPKYIAFGVRNVRDYLPFIRDRITTFPTLLELCCATRLLLQRSLQDASLVPVIDALDLDAFREAMEHRAQYLTNGFFFPEVAMYFRNPASVTGSFFIRHHGFRVRIDDVEHYLSGLIAYRSYLKERDSFISLCDQQKRRRVSTTGRARWSTADIADLLPGSEWLTSPSEKLELNGVSIFAPSFREDDIVFVRHADDSFGIPYKELERKGIIPRLAIVSNSCEVFGKAGSVLRVPDMRAALMALAKDARRSLTGPIVGVTGSAGKTTVTSMIAHCLGAIGKVHATRFSANMARGLAWNLCCAPTDTQYCVLEMAIGQMQENSRLARPDIAVFTNIHPAHLAYHTNTATIAQKKARIFSEMPDQGVAILNRDMIEYEIVEAAAKLKGLKIVTYGWSDAANIFPTSSAASATQVMLNVFGERHIVPIQGPGRYAIDNVMAVAAVANVLGQPIGPMLEHLTTFTKDIGRGQIIEWATTKGPAKILDHSYNANPASMRAALDEMFAMPCSGKRVAILGDMAELGEDSRSEHDALLNLLKNKPLDAVYLVGDELKASLPLVGNDRRFTILDPKNLENILTQQVSTGDIILVKGSNSTGLFQRLSRFRKS comes from the coding sequence ATGAAAACCGCTACAGTATCGCAACTCCTCGACGAACTCATCGCGCGGATATCCCCTCTGCCAGAACCATATCCGTGCTTTGTTGTCTTTGTGTCGGCGACGGATGGTGACAGCCGCGCACGGGTTAAAACGATCACGGCTTCAACCTTGGTTGAATTGCGCGAGCGGCTAGAGGAAAAGGCGTCCTTGCAGCTGCTTGGCGCGCGCCATGTGCGTTTGGATTGGGCGACTTCGGTGCAAGCGACGTCCTTTGCCAACTACAAAGCTGCGCTGCAGAAGGTAAAACGCAACTACAGCCGCAAAGGTATGTCTCTAGATACGGGATTTACGCAGGCGATAACTGAAGGTGAGCTGAACGGCAGTGCCTTGTTTTATAAAGGCGCGCAAGTTCCGCATTGCGAGATGAATCTCAATAACTTTGGAATCTACTGGAAAAGACGTTTTGGAAAAACGTTTGAAGCACCAGCGGATTCCGACACCGTTTATCTTTTTACATCTGATGGGCTGTTTCGTGATCTTGATCGCAACGAAATTGTTTGCCTCGAGCCTTCTGGGCTTAACGGTGGGCGGCGCATTTTCGACCTCATGGAGCCTGATAACCTTGATTTCCTGATACGTGAGAGCGCTGAATATCTTGCGGCCCAGGTGAACGAGAACGGCCTATTTCACTATGGCAGACATCCATGTTTTGATCGCTCGATTAACCATTACAACACGTTGCGCCACGCCAGCAGTACCTATGCATTGTGCGAAGCCTATGAGTTGCTACAAAGCCATGATTTGCGTGAGGCCATTGATCGGTCTTTAAGGCAGATCGCGGAACACCTTGTCAAATACCGCAGTGGTCCGGGCGGTGCGTCGGCCTTTTTGATGGACAGGGGCAATGAGATAAAGCTGGGTGGTAATGCCGTTGCCATTTTGGCGTGCTGCAAGTTCTTCGAAGTGACAGGGGACAAGACTGTGCTCGAACTGGCGCATCGATTGGGCGCCGGAATCTTGTCGATGCAACGAACGGATGGCAGCTTTTACCACATTCTGGATGCGGAAACCCTGACCCCGAAAGAGGATTTTCGCACAGTCTATTATGATGGGGAAGCCGCATTTGCGCTGATGCGCCTGTACGGTGCCACCGGCGATCAACGCTGGTTGGATGCGACGCGGCGTGCTGTCGACTACTTTATCGCCAAGGATTATTGGCAGTACAACGATCACTGGCTGGCGTATTGTGTAAACGAGCTGTCTCGTCATTACACGGACCCAAAGTATATCGCATTTGGCGTCCGCAACGTCCGAGACTACTTGCCGTTTATCCGCGATAGGATCACTACCTTTCCTACCCTTCTGGAACTGTGCTGCGCCACCCGCCTGCTGTTGCAAAGATCGCTGCAGGATGCATCGCTCGTTCCGGTCATTGATGCGCTGGATCTTGATGCGTTTCGCGAGGCGATGGAACATAGGGCGCAGTATCTAACCAACGGGTTCTTTTTCCCCGAAGTCGCGATGTATTTCAGAAACCCGGCTTCAGTCACTGGAAGCTTCTTTATTCGCCACCACGGGTTCCGGGTGCGCATTGATGATGTTGAACACTACCTGTCCGGGTTGATCGCATATCGCTCTTATCTGAAAGAACGCGACAGTTTTATCAGCCTTTGCGATCAGCAAAAGCGCCGGCGGGTCAGTACGACGGGTCGGGCGCGCTGGTCGACAGCAGATATAGCCGACCTTTTGCCGGGGTCAGAATGGCTGACTTCCCCAAGTGAAAAGCTGGAGCTGAATGGCGTTTCGATCTTCGCCCCAAGCTTTCGCGAGGATGATATCGTGTTTGTACGGCATGCAGATGACAGTTTTGGAATTCCCTATAAGGAACTAGAAAGAAAAGGGATTATTCCACGCCTCGCGATTGTGAGTAACAGCTGCGAAGTCTTTGGCAAAGCGGGCTCTGTCTTACGTGTTCCTGATATGCGCGCCGCGTTGATGGCCTTGGCAAAAGACGCGCGTAGATCACTCACTGGGCCGATCGTCGGCGTAACGGGGAGCGCGGGAAAGACCACTGTCACGTCAATGATTGCGCATTGCCTTGGTGCAATCGGCAAAGTTCACGCCACCCGTTTTAGCGCGAATATGGCGCGCGGTCTTGCTTGGAACCTGTGTTGTGCGCCCACGGATACGCAATATTGTGTTCTGGAAATGGCCATCGGACAAATGCAAGAGAACAGCCGACTGGCGCGACCAGACATTGCGGTGTTCACCAATATTCATCCTGCACATTTGGCCTATCATACGAACACGGCCACTATCGCTCAAAAAAAGGCCCGCATTTTTTCAGAGATGCCCGACCAAGGCGTGGCGATCCTCAATCGAGATATGATCGAATATGAGATCGTAGAGGCTGCTGCAAAACTCAAGGGGTTGAAGATTGTAACTTACGGGTGGTCGGATGCGGCCAATATTTTTCCGACATCTTCAGCCGCATCGGCAACGCAAGTCATGCTGAACGTTTTTGGAGAACGTCATATAGTCCCCATACAGGGCCCGGGGCGCTATGCGATTGATAATGTGATGGCTGTCGCCGCTGTCGCCAATGTACTGGGTCAACCGATTGGGCCTATGCTTGAGCATTTGACGACCTTTACGAAAGACATCGGGCGCGGCCAGATTATCGAATGGGCCACAACGAAAGGCCCCGCAAAGATACTGGACCATTCTTATAATGCAAACCCTGCATCGATGCGGGCAGCGTTGGATGAGATGTTTGCTATGCCATGCAGTGGGAAGCGAGTGGCCATTCTGGGGGATATGGCGGAACTTGGTGAGGACAGTCGGTCAGAACATGATGCACTTCTTAACCTACTCAAAAACAAACCTTTGGATGCCGTCTATCTTGTCGGTGACGAGCTTAAGGCGAGCCTTCCATTGGTTGGCAATGACCGTAGGTTCACCATTTTAGACCCGAAAAATCTTGAGAATATCCTGACTCAACAGGTCTCCACGGGTGACATTATCTTGGTGAAAGGCTCAAACAGCACAGGCCTTTTCCAGCGCCTTTCGAGATTCAGAAAATCTTAG